Sequence from the Nitrosopumilus maritimus SCM1 genome:
TTCTCAAGGAGAACGCGGTCCAACAGGTCCATCAGGAGAAAAAGGTCCACAAGGTCCACAAGGAATTCAAGGTCCGCAAGGAGAACGCGGCCCAACTGGTCCAATCGGTTCTATTGGTGAAGCAGGTCCTCGTGGAGAACAAGGCCCATTAGGTCCAGCAGGACCAAGAGGTCCACCCGGTCCACCAGGCGAAAAAGGTCCATCAGGTGGAATGTCTTCTGAACAAAAAGCATTGTTCAAAGAATTGCTAGAAATACTAACTGAGAAAAATATCATTAGCACTGAAGAACAAATCAAACTAATGAGTTATCTTTACTAGTTTTTTAAAATAATTTTTTAAAAATTTTTCTTACAAATTTTTTATTCAAAAATATTTTCGAATAGTTTTCACTAATCTGTTTTAGAAAAATGGAAAACAATTCGTCTTGTGACGATTGTTAATTTGTTGACGAGTTTATCTTCGTCTTTTTGCTGCTTTTCTCTTTGGAGCGGCTTTGCGTTTTGCTGCTGCCTTTCTCTTTGGAGCTGCTTTTTTAGCTGCAGTCTTTCTTTTTGCTGCTTTTCTCTTTGGAGCGGCTTTGCGTTTTGCTGCTGCCTTTCTCTTTGGAGCTGCTTTTTTAGCTGCAGTCTTTCTTTTTGCTGCTTTTCTCTTTGGAGCGGCTTTGCGTTTTGCTGCTGCCTTTCTCTTTGGAGCTGATTTTTTAGCTGCAGTCTTTCTTTTAGCGGCCTTTCTCTTTGGAGCTGCTTTTCTCTTTGGAGCTGCTTTGCGTTTTGCTGCTGCTTTTCTCTTTGGAGCTGCTTTTCTCTTTGGAGCGGCTTTTCGTTTAGCTGCCATGGTTTGATCGACATTTTCATTCTTTTTCAGTGGTTAAACTAAAGAAATTTACACAAAGTGATTACAATTTCTCAAGTAATTTTTTTCACAAAAAATTAATTTTGATCGTAAATTTTTCAATAAACTCCTTCAGCAGACGGTCTTCTACCTTGCAACCAACTTGTTTTTCCACAAATTGTACATTTGTACTTTCTTCTACGCTTGTATGTTGCCATTTCAGGTAAGAAAATTAGTTCTTGTTTTGTTTTTGTCATGCAAAATTTACACCAACGATGTTCAAAATCTTGATCCATGTTTACACTTTTTTAATTATGTTCCGCGTGTTTTGATAATTGTTAACACATCTTCGTCTTGTAAAATATGACTCAAACCTACTCTTTGTCCTCCAAACTTTACACTCTTTCCCCAAACCATTCCATATCTGAACTCTCTTTTCATTCTTCGATGTAACTTGTTACAAATATCTTCAACAGTATCTCCTTCTCTTGCAATTAATGGTTCTTTGAAATCTGTTTCTCCTCCTTTTGGTCGCATGTATATTCTAATGAACTTTAATTTTTCATAGATTTTTTCTTTTAATTGTTCAATATTGATATCTGAATTTGCAGACACTTCGATTACATCTGATTTTATTTTTGTTTTCAAATCATCTAGGAATTTTTTATCAACTAGATCAATTTTGTTTAAAATTGTAAGTGCTTTTGAATAACTTATGTTTCCTGCAATGTGGTCTGATAGTTGTTCTGATGTAATATCTTCTCTAACAACTACTCTTGCACTAACTATTCCATAAAGATGTAAGATATCTTTCAAATGTTTTTCTGTAATTCTTGTAAGCTTTACTTGTTGTGCAATTGCAATACCTCCCATTGATGCTTTTTCAATGGTAATGTTTGGTGGGAGTTGATTTAATCTAATTCCGATATTTCCTAATTCGTTAACTAGTACATCCTCATGATATGGCTGAAATACATCTAAAACCAGTAATACCAAATCTGCGGTTCTTGCTACTGATAGTATTCTCTTTCCTAATCCTTTTCCTGTTGATGCACCTTTGATGATTCCTGGTAAATCTAGTACCTGAATTTTTGCTCCTCTGTATTCCATCATTCCTGGAACTACTGTTAGAGTTGTGAATTGAAATGCTCCTACTGCTGACTTTGCACCTGTTAGTCGGTTTAGCAGTGTTGATTTTCCTACACTTGGTAATCCGATAAACACAACTGTTGCATCACCTGTTCTTCTAACATCAAACCCATCTGATTTCATTCCAGATTTTTTTGCAACATTGTCTTCTTGTTCTCGTTTGAGTTTTGCAATTTTTGCTTTTAGTAATCCAAGATGGTGTTCTGTAGCTTTGTTAATTTGAGTTCTCGCCATCTCATCTTGAATGGCTTTAATTTTTTCAGGAATTCCCAATACTATTCACTCCTTGCTAGTTTCTTTTCAAATAAAATCGTATTATTTTTTTTAATTTTCTTTATTCTGCTGATTGGTATTGTTTGTAGATTATCTGACTGAATCAAGAATTCTGGCAAAGTTGTTTCAACTATTCTTTCAAAATTTCTGTAGAAAATTTTGTATGACTCTGATTTATCTGCGAATTTTGCTTTACTAAAAATCTCTGCAATTATTCCCTTTTTTGCCATGTTTTGAGTAAAATTACTACATTAATGAACAATACGCATTTCTTTTTGTTTTATACGTAGCAAATATTATTCAGTACAAAAAACATTTGATGTGAAAAAAAGAACTTTTGCTGTAGATATTGATGGAACTATCACTGAAAATGGTGGAGGACGAATTCATCTTGATGCATTAGAATCACTAAGGCGTCTTGTTAACATGGGTCATGATGTAATTTTTGTAACTGGGCGATCATCAGTTGAAGGGTTTTTGCTTTCAGTGTTTGGAGGTACAACAAAAGTATCTGTGGGTGAAAATGGTGGATGCATCACTCTTGATTCAAACGATCATATTTTGCTTGGCAATCTTGAAGAATGCAAAAATGCACTGAATATTTTGAAAAATAATATGGAAAATGTAGAAGAAAAATATGTTTTTCCACGAATGACTGAGGTTGTATTGCAACGAACATTTGATCTCGATCAAGCAAGAAAAATCCTATCTGAAAACAATATTGATGTTGTATTGTCTGATAGCCAGTATGCTTACCACATTAACTCTCCTGGAAT
This genomic interval carries:
- a CDS encoding DUF504 domain-containing protein translates to MAKKGIIAEIFSKAKFADKSESYKIFYRNFERIVETTLPEFLIQSDNLQTIPISRIKKIKKNNTILFEKKLARSE
- a CDS encoding OBG GTPase family GTP-binding protein; protein product: MGIPEKIKAIQDEMARTQINKATEHHLGLLKAKIAKLKREQEDNVAKKSGMKSDGFDVRRTGDATVVFIGLPSVGKSTLLNRLTGAKSAVGAFQFTTLTVVPGMMEYRGAKIQVLDLPGIIKGASTGKGLGKRILSVARTADLVLLVLDVFQPYHEDVLVNELGNIGIRLNQLPPNITIEKASMGGIAIAQQVKLTRITEKHLKDILHLYGIVSARVVVREDITSEQLSDHIAGNISYSKALTILNKIDLVDKKFLDDLKTKIKSDVIEVSANSDINIEQLKEKIYEKLKFIRIYMRPKGGETDFKEPLIAREGDTVEDICNKLHRRMKREFRYGMVWGKSVKFGGQRVGLSHILQDEDVLTIIKTRGT
- a CDS encoding phosphoglycolate phosphatase is translated as MKKRTFAVDIDGTITENGGGRIHLDALESLRRLVNMGHDVIFVTGRSSVEGFLLSVFGGTTKVSVGENGGCITLDSNDHILLGNLEECKNALNILKNNMENVEEKYVFPRMTEVVLQRTFDLDQARKILSENNIDVVLSDSQYAYHINSPGIDKGTGFTEIMKKFSISRDDVIAIGDSATDVPLFKVAKTSVALGNASDDVKSEATMTVSAHAGDGVLEALDKLAPILSEI